The genomic interval TTTTGGCTTGAATTTTTATCACCGTTTATCGCTATTTATGGACTTTTGCGCTTATTAAATTCTAATCGTGAAATATTTTTTTGGACCGGATTTTTCATAGGAATTTTATGGTTTTATTGGGTCAGTTTCAGTCTTATTTATTTCGGTTTTGCTTATGCTATTCCTCTTGAAATTTTGTTTTTCGGTTTTGCTTACGGCATATTTTTTAGGATTTGCGGACATTTTAAAAATTTAATATTGCGTTCAGTTTTACTGATCGGGTTGGCGTTTTTCCATCCTTTTTCATTTAATTGGTTAAATTTGGAACTTATTTTAATGCCTGGAATTTTTGAACCTGATTTAAGGGGAATTTCAGCCGTTTTTGCAGGAATTTGCGCGTTTTATTATTTTAAGAAATTCAAAATTTTATGGATTTTTGTTTGTCTGATTTTTGCTCTTCAAATTTCACAAAAAAACGCTAATTTTTTACCGTTTGAAATTTCACTTGTAACTACAGAAATTTCTCAGGACGAAATTTGGAATAAAAATAATGCGATTTTAAACGTAAGAGAAAATTTGCACTTGATAGATGAGATGATTTTTAAAAATAAAAAAGTTATAGTTTTTCCTGAAAGCGCATTCGCTTTTTATCTGAATAATGAAAATTATTTAAGTGAAATTTTAAAGAAAAAAAGTGAGCAAATAACCATAATTGCAGGAGCTGAAGCTTATGAAAACGGTAAAATATACAATTCCGCCTATGTTTTTGACGGCGGTGAAATGAAGCGATACGATAAATTCATACTCGTTCCTTTCGGCGAAGAAATTCCGTTTCCTGATTTTGCCGCAAATTTTATAAATGAACTGTTTTTTGACGGCGCACCGGATTTTGCAAAGGCAAAAAAAATAAGTACATATAGACTTTTCGATCAAAATATTACTAGCGCGATTTGTTATGAAGCTACAAGACCTGAAATTTATCAAAATAATCCGAAATTTGTGATTGCCATTTCAAATAATGCATGGTTTATACCAAGTACGGAACCGTTTTTGCAAAAGACATTGATAAAATATTATGCTACAAAAAGCGGTGCTACCGTATATCACGCTGCAAATTTCAGCAATAGCGAAATTATTACACCAAAAAAAATGTGGATAAAAGAATTTTTGAAAAAGGTGAAATTTTAAAATCCGTTAAAAATATTAGTAAAAGAATTGTGAATTTACAATACAATAGGTTAATTTACAATTTATTTTAAATTGAAATTTATATTTATCAATATCATATGTTTTACATTATTATTCTGTCAGGTATTTAAAAAGTATTTAAAAAATTTGATTGTAGTCAATAAATTATGATTTGGTTTTACTGTAATATAAAATAATCTATTTATGAAAACATTTTTATAATATTTTGCGGCATTATTTTTTTGTTTTATGGCAATAAAAATAATAAACACGTAGTAAAAACAGATATCAAATGTGATTTAAACATAAAAGATTGTGAAATTTTACAAAACAATGAAGTTATAAAATTTTCTTTTTCGCCACGTCCTATTAGACCGATAATTCCAACATCTTTAAAAATTACAGGACTTGATAATTTAAATAAACCATCTGTTGTTATTAAGGGTGTGAATATGGGAGAAATTAATGCCGATTTAATCAAAAAAGGTAATACATACGAAACAACAGTAGTTTTTAACTCTTGTGTAGATAATATGCTTTATGAAATTCAAATTTTTGAAAAAAATAAATTTACAGGCATAAAAATGCAGGTGATAATGCCTGTAAGATAATAAAACTTGATAAATCTTTATCATATTTTTAATAATCTAAATTTATGCTCTTTTTTGTTTAGTTTTTGCATTAATAACAAAGATACTTATTAAAAAATATAGCAAAAATTATCTCTAATACTTTTAACTAAATTTTTTTCATCTATTTTAACAGTTAAATTCAGATATCTTTCCGGATTTATTAATCATAAAATTCTAAATTTGTTTTAGAATTTTTATTCATTATATTTCTTGAAGTATTACAAATTTTAGATATTTTTGTATAGTCAAGCTTATGATTAAATTTAATATTTAAAAAATATCTAAATTTTTTATAAAAAAGTGAAATTTTAACCGTAAAGCTAAAATTTCACTAAGAATTAAAGTACTACATAACGAGCAAGTAGGCAAGTAGAAAGTGCTGAAAGTTCGTCAAGTACGCTTTTGCTTATATCTTCATCTACTAGAATTACAGCAAGTGCGTTTCCGTCTTCTCCGCGACCTAGTCTAAAATCTGCAATATTGATTTTATCTTTTGCCAAAATCGCGCTGACGCTTGCGATAACTCCTGGAACATCGGTATTTTTAAATATTATCATTTTACCTTTCGGTTTGAAATCTGTTTTAAAGCCGTCGATATTTAAAATTCTCTCTTCGTCGTCATTAAAAACGGTTCCGCTGATTGCAGTTACACCTTTATCAGTTGTAATTTTTACACAAACTTTATTTTTATAGTTATCTTCGTTTAAGATTGCTGATTCTGTTTTAATTCCTTTTTCGTCGGCTGTAAATATCGCATTTACATAATTGACTTTTTCGCCGAATTTTTCTTTAAGTGCTCCGTATACAGCAAAAACAAGCATAGAATTTAAGTAATCTACAACTTTTCCATTACCTTCAAGTTTAATAGCTTTTATTTGGTTTTTATCAATTTGGGCAGCCATATAAGCCATTTTTGAAACCAGGTTCATATAAGGTTCAACAAAATCAGGTAAATTATCTGTTTTTATAGGTAAGTTCAGAGCATTTGGATAGCAAAGTCCTCTGGCTGCGCTTATTGCTTGCTCAACGGCTTCAGTTGCAATGTTGCTTTGAGATTCTACAGTATTTGCGCCAAGATGCGGTGTGGCAGTTAAATTCTCGAATTCTAAAAGTTCGTTTTGAGTAGCCGGTTCTTTTTCAAAAACATCCATGCCAAGATATGCTATTTTACCGCTTTTTAAACCATTGATTAAAGCATTTTCATTATAAAGCCCGCCGCGTGCGCAGTTTATAAGTCTAACGCCGTCTTTCATTTTAGCGATTTCTTTATCGCCTATCATTCCTATTGTTTCTTTTGTTTTCGGTGTATGAATAGTTATAAAATCACAAGCTAAAATTTCATCAAGATTTGTAGTGTAGCGCACACCGATATTTGTTGCTTTGCTCGGATCTATGTATGGATCATAAGTTATGACACTCATACCGCATGCTATTGCACGCACCGCTACGCGAGAGCCGATATTTCCAAAACCTATAATTCCAAGAGATTTTTTATAAATTTCGGTTCCGTACCATTTTTCGCGTTTCCATGTATGGTTGAGTTTTAAATCATTGCAAGAGTTTACATATTTACGAGCTGAATTCAGCAAATGGCACATTGTCATTTCTACTGCTGCGATTGTATTTGCAGTAGGTACATTCATTAAAACGATTCCACGCCTTGAACATTCATCTATATCACAGTTGTCTACGCCAACCCCAGCTCTAACAATTGCTTTTAATTTTTTTCCGGCCTGTAAAAAATTTTTATCTACCGGTGTCGGACTTCTTGTTATTGCGACATCGGCATCTCCTACCATATCTAAAAGTTCATTTTTAGAAACGGTTGAAGCATCTATTACTTTTATATCTTTTTCTTTTTCTAATAATTCGTACCCGACTTTATAAATCGGGTCACAAATAATTATTGTCTTCATTTTTACCCCCAAAATTTTTAATTTTCTGAGAGTTGATCTTTTATAAGATCTCCCAGCGTCAATTTTTCATCGCTATTTATTTCATTTAATACTTCGCGCTCTTTTTGTTTTGCAAGTCTTCTTACGCTAAGACGAATACGATTTTTCTTTTCATCAATAAATGCTACTGCAGCTTCAATTTCATCGCCTATTTTAAGAGTGCTTGGATCTATAGAACCCAAATCTTCTTTTCTGATAAGTGCATCTACATTTTCGCCAAGTTCTACAAATATTCCAAAATCTTTAATGTCGCGGATTTTACCTGTAACTATATCGCCGCTTGCATGTTTTTGAGCATATTTGCAGATTGGACTTTCCTCTAAATCCTTATGATTTAATGAAATTTTTTGATTTTCTTCATCAATTTTTATAATTTTTACTTTTACGTTATCGCCGATTTTGAATAGATCTTTGCAGCGTACATTTCTATCCCATGAAGCATCTTCATTATGTAAAAGACCCTCCACGTTTTCTATTTTTACAAATGCTCCGAAATTTGTAATTGTAGTAATTGTGCCTTCTGCGATATCGCCGACTTTATATTTTTTCATAAATTCGTCAAACGGTTTTGGAAGTAAATTTTTAAGACTTACTCTTAAACGACGGTCATCACCATTGATTTCTACAACTTCGACATTGATTTCTTGACCTTCTGAGATAAAATCTTTTGGATTTTTAATATTTTTATCCCATGAAATTTCGCTTATATGCAAAAAGCCTTCTATATCATTTCCAAGATCAACAAATGCGCCGTAAGGTTCAATATTTGAAACTGTAACTTGAATAGTATCGCCTACTTCAAGATTATCTTTTATTTCATCCCAAGGATCCGGAAGTGCTGCTTTAATAGATAAAGAAAGATGCCTTTTTTCGTTGTCATAATTTATAACTTTCACAGGCACTTTATCACCTTCTTTATATAAAGAATTTGGATTTACAGGACCTTTATAGCTGATTTCGCTGTAATGAACAAGTCCATCCACGCCACCTACATCTACAAACATACCGTAAGTTGTGATTTTTTTAACTATACCTTCAATTACCTGATCGGTATTTTCAAGTAATTTTGAAATTACCTCTTTTTTTACTTTTCTTTCTTCATCGAAAAGTTTTTTGCGAGAAACGATAATGCTTTGCTCTTCTTTATTTATTTTTATAATTTTTACTTTGTATGTTTTGTTTATTGCTGATTTTCCATCTTTAAAGCCGGCTTGCGAACGAGGCATAAAAAACTCAACATTGTCGGAATTTATACATACAAAACCGCCTTTATTAAACGAAATCACTTTGACATTCAATATGTTTTCAGCATTTTCATCGAAATTTTCAATAAATTCTTTGATTTTTTCTCTTCTGAGC from Campylobacter hominis ATCC BAA-381 carries:
- a CDS encoding apolipoprotein N-acyltransferase gives rise to the protein MSLKRFLVACLSFVKNLITDYFTLNYINKGFFYSILISNFLIFAFFQNFWLEFLSPFIAIYGLLRLLNSNREIFFWTGFFIGILWFYWVSFSLIYFGFAYAIPLEILFFGFAYGIFFRICGHFKNLILRSVLLIGLAFFHPFSFNWLNLELILMPGIFEPDLRGISAVFAGICAFYYFKKFKILWIFVCLIFALQISQKNANFLPFEISLVTTEISQDEIWNKNNAILNVRENLHLIDEMIFKNKKVIVFPESAFAFYLNNENYLSEILKKKSEQITIIAGAEAYENGKIYNSAYVFDGGEMKRYDKFILVPFGEEIPFPDFAANFINELFFDGAPDFAKAKKISTYRLFDQNITSAICYEATRPEIYQNNPKFVIAISNNAWFIPSTEPFLQKTLIKYYATKSGATVYHAANFSNSEIITPKKMWIKEFLKKVKF
- the serA gene encoding phosphoglycerate dehydrogenase; this translates as MKTIIICDPIYKVGYELLEKEKDIKVIDASTVSKNELLDMVGDADVAITRSPTPVDKNFLQAGKKLKAIVRAGVGVDNCDIDECSRRGIVLMNVPTANTIAAVEMTMCHLLNSARKYVNSCNDLKLNHTWKREKWYGTEIYKKSLGIIGFGNIGSRVAVRAIACGMSVITYDPYIDPSKATNIGVRYTTNLDEILACDFITIHTPKTKETIGMIGDKEIAKMKDGVRLINCARGGLYNENALINGLKSGKIAYLGMDVFEKEPATQNELLEFENLTATPHLGANTVESQSNIATEAVEQAISAARGLCYPNALNLPIKTDNLPDFVEPYMNLVSKMAYMAAQIDKNQIKAIKLEGNGKVVDYLNSMLVFAVYGALKEKFGEKVNYVNAIFTADEKGIKTESAILNEDNYKNKVCVKITTDKGVTAISGTVFNDDEERILNIDGFKTDFKPKGKMIIFKNTDVPGVIASVSAILAKDKINIADFRLGRGEDGNALAVILVDEDISKSVLDELSALSTCLLARYVVL
- a CDS encoding 30S ribosomal protein S1 is translated as MAVNETKVQQNDEITEENFEELLEASFKKTDGDLIAGKIVDIKDNEVFVDVDRKSEGILDAGEITDKNGDLLFKVGDTINVVITGSRGGKPLLSYKKALRREKIKEFIENFDENAENILNVKVISFNKGGFVCINSDNVEFFMPRSQAGFKDGKSAINKTYKVKIIKINKEEQSIIVSRKKLFDEERKVKKEVISKLLENTDQVIEGIVKKITTYGMFVDVGGVDGLVHYSEISYKGPVNPNSLYKEGDKVPVKVINYDNEKRHLSLSIKAALPDPWDEIKDNLEVGDTIQVTVSNIEPYGAFVDLGNDIEGFLHISEISWDKNIKNPKDFISEGQEINVEVVEINGDDRRLRVSLKNLLPKPFDEFMKKYKVGDIAEGTITTITNFGAFVKIENVEGLLHNEDASWDRNVRCKDLFKIGDNVKVKIIKIDEENQKISLNHKDLEESPICKYAQKHASGDIVTGKIRDIKDFGIFVELGENVDALIRKEDLGSIDPSTLKIGDEIEAAVAFIDEKKNRIRLSVRRLAKQKEREVLNEINSDEKLTLGDLIKDQLSEN